One part of the Sciurus carolinensis chromosome 6, mSciCar1.2, whole genome shotgun sequence genome encodes these proteins:
- the Smim23 gene encoding small integral membrane protein 23, with translation MATQQMGSRGQVAAELLEGRRGSHSEDKKQTLLALLVLLLYLTTGISGRSWEVPRRIRECNYPQNPVAPQGFEYHMSDPAEEPVRVLRNWVKKNLHVFLEKLEEEVRELEQLVRDVESWLDVVLGEPQPHPEEPCSTHKAHL, from the exons ATGGCAACCCAACAGATGGGGAGCCGGGGGCAGGTGGCTGCCGAGCTGCTGGAAGGGAGAAGGGGCAGCCACAGTGAGGACAAGAAGCAG ACGCTGCTGGCGTTGCTGGTCTTGCTGCTGTACCTGACCACAGGCATATCGG GAAGAAGCTGGGAGGTGCCCAGAAGGATCAGGGAATGTAACTACCCGCAGAATCCCGTGGCTCCCCAG GGGTTTGAGTATCACATGAGCGACCCTGCTGAGGAGCCGGTAAGGGTGCTCAGGAACTGGGTGAAGAAGAACCTGCACGTTTTCCTGGAGAAGCTGGAGGAGGAAGTGCGGGAGCTGGAGCAGCTGGTGCGGGACGTGGAGTCCTGGCTGGACGTGGTCCTGGGGGAGCCGCAGCCACACCCCGAGGAGCCCTGCTCCACCCACAAGGCTCACCTGTGA